One genomic window of Mauremys mutica isolate MM-2020 ecotype Southern chromosome 5, ASM2049712v1, whole genome shotgun sequence includes the following:
- the LOC123370924 gene encoding uncharacterized protein LOC123370924 encodes MESIPRIYTADFSGGKEIKTHVFQKCWNGLISRNYKWSGRIKKQHSNLNSQTSSKTLQELFFSPQISCSQQSLYKAVSSKWAGRQYWHWHVPSTKISGETDVQVKSHLKHHMEHRLARRLKQPVGCQATLEDESRAALGNIEAFTWRSKEKTTDQARSHHANSSAFSDGSQQKNKTCLSEEELFFKRHTIAMQRGVNLNNWVLPTQRTDEIPHLKSLEISDDKGNNRVMTDSLKSALSETVALAENEHSSQDSGADRPLYSESSSQSTAQLEPQSASRAEKTKSSTPLLLG; translated from the exons ATGGAGTCTATTCCGAGAATTTATACAGCAGACTTCTCTGgagggaaagaaatcaaaacacatgtttttcaaaagtgctggaaTGGCCTGATTAGCAGAAATTACAAATGGTCTGGAAGAATTAAAAAG CAGCACAgtaatttgaacagccagacttCATCCAAAACCCTTCAGGAATTGTTCTTTTCCCCACAGATTTCATGTTCCCAGCAATCTCTGTACAAAGCTGTCAGCTCTAAGTGGGCTGGG AGACAATATTGGCATTGGCATGTACCCAGTACAAAAATAAGTGGAGAAACTGACGTACAAGTGAAGTCCCATTTAAAG CATCATATGGAGCATCGCCTTGCTCGAAGGCTGAAGCAGCCTGTTGGATGTCAGGCAACACTTGAGGATGAAAGTCGAGCTGCCTTGGGAAATATAGAGGCTTTTACTTGGAGG TCCAAAGAAAAAACTACAGATCAGGCCAGAAGTCACCATGCAAATTCCAGTGCATTTTCAGATGGATCTCAACAGAAGAATAAAACCTGTTTATCAGAAGAGGAGTTGTTCTTCAAAAGGCACACGATAGCAATGCAGAGAGGGGTAAATTTAAATAATTGGGTCCTGCCAACACAGAGAACAGATGAAATACCTCACTTGAAGAGCCTGGAGATTAGTGATGACAAGGGAAACAACAGAGTGATGACAGACTCATTGAAAAGTGCTTTGTCAGAAACTGTTGCTTTAGCTGAAAATGAGCATTCCAGTCAGGATAGTGGAGCAGACAGACCTCTCTACAGTGAATCCTCATCACAAAGTACAGCTCAGCTGGAGCCCCAGTCTGCAAGCAGGGCTGAAAAAACAAAGTCTTCTACTCCTTTGTTACTAGGGTGA
- the RWDD4 gene encoding RWD domain-containing protein 4 isoform X2, translating to MELEALRSIYEGDECFKELSPVSFQYRIGENGDPKAFLIEISWPETYPQTAPNISMNAFFNNTISLAIKQSILDKLMEEVEVNLGTAMTYTLFEYAKDNKELFMENQPVHIVTSVGNNISIGTHEIVPSSKKRDKKEQLSKTQKRKLADKTDHKGELPRGWNWVDVIKHLSKTGSKDDE from the exons ATGGAGCTAGAAGCATTACGTTCTATTTATGAAGGAGATGAGTGTTTCAAAGAACTTAGTCCTGTTTCCTTTCAGTATAGG ATAGGTGAAAATGGCGATCCCAAAGCCTTCCTAATAGAAATTTCATGGCCAGAAACATACCCGCAGACAGCTCCAAACATATCCATGAATGCTTTCTTCAACAACACCAT ATCTTTAGCTATAAAACAAAGTATATtggataaattaatggaagaAGTTGAAGTTAATCTTGGAACTGCCATGACATACACACTTTTTGAATATGCCAAAGATAATAAAGAATTGTTCATGGAAAATCAACCTGTTCATATTGTG ACATCTGTAGGCAATAACATCTCAATTGGAACTCATGAAATAGTCCCATCAAGTAAGAAAAGAGACAAAAAGGAGCAGTTGTCCAAAACCCAGAAACGAAAGCTAGCAGACAAAACAG ATCACAAAGGGGAGCTTCCTCGAGGATGGAACTGGGTGGATGTAATTAAG CAT TTAAGCAAAACGGGTTCTAAAGATGATGAATAA
- the RWDD4 gene encoding RWD domain-containing protein 4 isoform X1: MAANEDQEMELEALRSIYEGDECFKELSPVSFQYRIGENGDPKAFLIEISWPETYPQTAPNISMNAFFNNTISLAIKQSILDKLMEEVEVNLGTAMTYTLFEYAKDNKELFMENQPVHIVTSVGNNISIGTHEIVPSSKKRDKKEQLSKTQKRKLADKTDHKGELPRGWNWVDVIKHLSKTGSKDDE; encoded by the exons ATGGCGGCGAACGAGGACCAGGAG ATGGAGCTAGAAGCATTACGTTCTATTTATGAAGGAGATGAGTGTTTCAAAGAACTTAGTCCTGTTTCCTTTCAGTATAGG ATAGGTGAAAATGGCGATCCCAAAGCCTTCCTAATAGAAATTTCATGGCCAGAAACATACCCGCAGACAGCTCCAAACATATCCATGAATGCTTTCTTCAACAACACCAT ATCTTTAGCTATAAAACAAAGTATATtggataaattaatggaagaAGTTGAAGTTAATCTTGGAACTGCCATGACATACACACTTTTTGAATATGCCAAAGATAATAAAGAATTGTTCATGGAAAATCAACCTGTTCATATTGTG ACATCTGTAGGCAATAACATCTCAATTGGAACTCATGAAATAGTCCCATCAAGTAAGAAAAGAGACAAAAAGGAGCAGTTGTCCAAAACCCAGAAACGAAAGCTAGCAGACAAAACAG ATCACAAAGGGGAGCTTCCTCGAGGATGGAACTGGGTGGATGTAATTAAG CAT TTAAGCAAAACGGGTTCTAAAGATGATGAATAA